In Candida orthopsilosis Co 90-125, chromosome 6 draft sequence, the following are encoded in one genomic region:
- a CDS encoding Utp13 U3 snoRNA-associated protein, which produces MDLKTTYIHKETEPIYVGGTSASISASDGQYLATPLNEDVIITDLFTNEIYYRIEGDDDEAITSLCITPDGKYVAICSQSQQLRIFDTEAKQVTKTFKLSSPVYISTVDSTSSLFAFGGSDGVVTVWDIEGGYVTHSLKGHGTTICSITLYGELNNLASWRLASGDTMGTVKIWDLSKRKCIHTLKDHNTAVRGVAFDEDYEYFISGGRDHVAIIYSTKNFRPLYTYPINEQIEASGFVKYVNDRQYFYTAGSKNVLRLWDIKTGDLIAQSPAPLKTNEELLIIDVIKVCDKQLNLVISDQTLVELDLAIEDQRVIRDNVGELPVVKRIAGNQGIIADIRYVGPNNDLLAMATNSPALRIMDLQKPFELKLCEGHTDILNALDASLDGKWVATASKDGEAKLWVWNDDVESFELYATFQGHAGSVTAICLNKLTPEPTFLITGSSDLTIKKWSIPKTSGNTVKTSLYTRRAHEKDINAIDISPNDEFFATASYDKLGKIWSSHSGETIGVLKGHKRGLWDISFYKYDKLIVTGSGDKTLKVWSLNDFTCQKTLEGHTNSIQRVKFFNPQSPQLISCGADGLVKIWDYKAGEEIRTLDNHDNRIWAISLRDDEGDEFITADADGKVTTWTDNTAEETRLRELAAKDKVEQEQSLSNFVKNQDWSNAFLLALTLNHSMRLYHVIKSCMEANEDDESPIGSFNLEITISQLNNDQLVTLFKKIRDWNINFKFFEISQSLIHVILQHFAIETLIEIPGLMKIIDSIIPYNERHYSRLDDLVEQTYVLDYTVEQMNRLLA; this is translated from the coding sequence ATGGACTTGAAGACAACATATATACATAAAGAAACAGAACCAATCTACGTGGGTGGTACTAGTGCAAGTATATCTGCCTCTGATGGACAATATTTGGCCACGCCGCTCAATGAGGATGTTATAATAACTGACTTATTCACAAATGAGATTTACTATAGGATTGAAGgagatgacgatgaagcAATCACAAGCCTATGCATCACTCCTGATGGAAAGTATGTTGCTATATGTTCACAATCACAGCAACTACGTATATTCGATACCGAAGCTAAGCAAGTTACTAAAACTTTTAAACTTTCATCACCAGTATACATTTCAACTGTTGATTCTACGTCATCGTTGTTTGCATTTGGTGGATCAGACGGTGTTGTTACTGTTTGGGATATTGAAGGCGGATATGTTACTCATTCATTGAAAGGCCATGGTACAACCATTTGCTCAATTACATTGTATGgagaattgaataatttggCCAGTTGGAGATTAGCAAGTGGTGATACCATGGGTACGGTCAAGATTTGGGACTTGTCTAAACGAAAATGTATACACACTTTGAAAGATCACAACACTGCAGTCAGAGGTGttgcatttgatgaagattacGAATACTTTATATCTGGCGGTAGAGACCATGTTGCGATCATATACAGTACAAAGAATTTCAGGCCGTTGTATACCTACCCTATAAATGAACAGATTGAAGCCAGTGGGTTCGTCAAATATGTTAATGACCGTCAGTATTTTTACACCGCAGGTTCAAAGAATGTGTTACGATTATGGGATATCAAAACTGGTGATTTAATTGCTCAATCACCAGCGCCTTTAAAGACTAATGAAGAGTTGTTGATCATTGATGTTATAAAGGTTTGTGATaagcaattgaatttggtcATAAGTGATCAAACTTTAGTGGAATTGGATCTTGCCATTGAAGATCAGCGAGTTATACGTGACAATGTAGGGGAACTACCCGTTGTCAAGAGAATTGCTGGTAATCAAGGAATTATTGCCGACATTAGATACGTGGGACCAAACAATGACTTGTTGGCCATGGCTACAAACTCACCAGCATTGAGGATAATGGATTTACAAAAGCCATTTGAGTTGAAATTATGCGAGGGCCATACTGATATATTGAATGCACTTGACGCGAGTCTTGATGGAAAATGGGTGGCAACTGCATCAAAAGACGGTGAAGCCAAGTTATGGGTGTGgaatgatgatgtagaGAGTTTCGAATTGTATGCCACTTTTCAAGGACATGCAGGTTCAGTCACAGCAATCTGTTTGAATAAGCTCACACCAGAACCTACATTTCTTATAACCGGATCAAGCGACTTGACTATAAAAAAATGGTCCATTCCAAAAACTAGTGGCAATACAGTCAAGACATCGTTGTACACTAGAAGAGCTCACGAAAAGGATATAAATGCTATCGATATTTCACCCAATGATGAGTTTTTTGCCACTGCATCTTACGACAAATTGGGAAAGATCTGGAGCTCCCACTCTGGAGAAACCATTGGTGTTCTCAAAGGTCATAAACGAGGATTATGGGATATAAGCTTTTACAAATAtgacaaattgattgttacTGGGAGTGGTGACAAGACACTTAAAGTTTGGTCATTAAACGACTTCACATGTCAAAAGACACTTGAAGGACATACAAATTCAATCCAACGagttaaattttttaacCCACAACTGCCACAACTAATATCATGTGGTGCTGATGGGTTAGTTAAAATTTGGGATTACAAAGCAGGTGAAGAAATTCGAACTTTAGATAATCATGACAATAGAATCTGGGCAATATCCCTACgtgatgatgaaggtgatgaaTTCATCACCGCTGATGCAGATGGTAAAGTGACTACGTGGACGGATAATACCGCGGAAGAAACCAGGCTACGTGAATTGGCAGCAAAGgataaagttgaacaaGAGCAGAGTTTATCGAATTTTGTCAAGAATCAAGATTGGAGTAATGCATTCTTGTTAGCTTTGACGTTGAATCATTCTATGAGATTGTATCATGTGATTAAATCATGTATGGAGGCaaatgaggatgatgaatcGCCCATTGGGTCGTTTAATTTGGAAATCACAATAAGTCAATTAAATAACGATCAACTTGTTACATTatttaaaaaaattagaGATTGgaatatcaatttcaaatttttcgAAATTAGTCAATCTTTGATTCATGTTATATTGCAACACTTTGCTATTGAGACATTAATTGAAATACCTggattgatgaagattatCGATAGTATCATTCCTTACAATGAGCGTCATTACAGTCGATTGGATGATTTGGTAGAACAGACTTATGTGTTGGATTACACAGTTGAGCAAATGAATCGTTTATTGGCCTGA
- a CDS encoding Put1 proline oxidase has translation MSVRLIPTKYPTRSITASYASTLKVFSKTQITYRRFHDTPNAQNTATQQSFQNDPNHMIPTNAPQGTHLATPAPASPLSVSPRLTHPGKVSPTEYLRSFNNKELISFFMIGLCTLNKPILQLCIKMFPYVPMAVIKALVYRIYCGGETLEEVKQTGSRLHERGIHNMMISLTIEACDGNDNVDPEFIIGETIKSINGILVPHTTKMIETCDKNINDIPSGYVALKPTGFVKNAAHVLKNYNNGEEAAFAELVNKASRACQAVYDANKKLSKIYPERTAPFVVAVVDAEKYELQPGVYELQRQLYQKFNKLNEPCYVVGTLQMYLSDSASLLAYEERLAQEKQYRLGLKLVRGAYIHSEKDRATIIHKTKQDTDDNYNAGITYCIDSILNQKDKESTIGHLVVASHNAESLKLASSKVYTQENATNVNKSNVVLGQLLGMADSVTYDLIKNYQIGNVIKYVAWGPPLETKQYLLRRLEENGDAVKNDNGWPLVKAAFSTLIGRLFKAST, from the coding sequence ATGTCCGTTAGATTAATACCCACTAAATATCCTACAAGATCAATTACAGCTTCTTACGCTTCAACCTTAAAAGTCTTTTCTAAAACACAAATCACCTATAGACGATTTCATGATACACCTAACGCTCAAAACACAGCTACACAACAATCGTTTCAAAATGATCCAAATCATATGATACCAACTAATGCCCCACAAGGTACTCACTTAGCTACTCCAGCTCCAGCTTCTCCTCTTAGCGTTAGTCCACGTCTTACACACCCCGGAAAAGTATCACCAACAGAATATCTTAgatcattcaacaacaaagagttaatttcattttttatGATTGGATTATGTACGTTAAACAAACCTATTTTACAATTATGCATCAAAATGTTTCCTTATGTGCCAATGGCTGTTATCAAAGCATTAGTTTATAGAATCTACTGTGGTGGTGAGACTTTGGAAGAGGTCAAACAAACTGGATCACGTTTGCACGAAAGAGGTATCCATAACATGATGATTTCTTTGACGATCGAGGCATGTGATGGTAATGACAATGTTGACCCAgaattcatcattggtgAAACTATCAAGTCAATCAATGGAATTTTAGTACCACACACCACCAAAATGATTGAAACTTGCGAcaaaaacatcaatgaCATTCCATCAGGTTACGTTGCTTTGAAACCAACTGGATTTGTCAAGAACGCTGCacatgttttgaaaaactacAATAATGGAGAGGAAGCTGCTTTTGCTGAATTAGTCAATAAAGCTTCTAGAGCATGTCAAGCTGTATACGATgcaaacaagaaattgtcTAAAATATATCCTGAGAGAACCGCACCTTTTGTTGTGGCTGTCGTTGATGCTGAGAAATATGAATTGCAACCAGGTGTTTATGAGTTGCAACGtcaattgtatcaaaaatttaacaagttgaatgaaCCTTGTTATGTGGTTGGTACCCTCCAAATGTACCTTTCTGACTCAGCTTCATTATTGGCTTATGAAGAAAGATTGGCCCAAGAGAAGCAATACAGATTAGGTTTGAAGTTGGTGCGTGGTGCTTATATCCATTCTGAAAAAGACCGTGCTACTATTATTCACAAGACCAAACAAGATACTGACGACAACTACAATGCTGGAATTACCTACTGTATTGACTCCATTTTGAACcaaaaagataaagaatcaacaattggtcATTTGGTCGTTGCTAGTCACAATGCtgaatcattgaaattagCTAGTTCCAAAGTTTACACTCAAGAAAATGCCACTAACGTCAATAAGAGCAATGTTGTACTTGGTCAATTATTAGGTATGGCTGATTCTGTAACTTATGATTTAATCAAAAACTACCAAATTGGTAATGTTATTAAGTATGTTGCATGGGGTCCACCATTGGAAACTAAACAATATTTGTTGAGAAGATTGGAAGAGAATGGTGATGCAGTTAAGAACGATAATGGGTGGCCATTGGTCAAGGCTGCTTTCAGTACCTTAATTGGAAGATTGTTCAAGGCTTCAACTTAA
- a CDS encoding Rad9 protein (component of DNA damage checkpoint), which yields MSSDTHADSQSVHIPHDEDSCEANTSLLANDVLVTSTNPAQAQQVNVDSIKNHSLEDTHIDDTNTGEKHQEHHEDLQSLTQILASHHNRNNYSQDTQIINDDHEIISMDIEGNSTQKSKTDYTNINNFEQIEIQEQESDQTPTQLNFNALADTQVISGDNATSREHTIWYRLSDLKDTQVITGKPRNTPEHLPETQLINNQSRSRYNELGETQVIIRRRHQNLPDTQVISYDHYLPHDESSELLEDNHEKIDEQKDSTFKNWNVSANSKKRSYVNLPETQVITKPKSYSPEGDVTESDVENPFLVAESQPAQCEGNNLQQVSHRQVINTQDELDTSLFLSKPNTLEVQTDEEKDASHIKDDDSNEAVVSNDSKDLIDHESNRQKHRLTHSPIKIKRSKTANIDKYADDYKNQHLVATPGDRTRLRNHSEPLVFASPFDKTFSTSSSSPSKRLADQSIRTDGDQTHVDITAEGEDEVKVENEELKSDSQSVLDDVSTRHISPPSSPDGINSMSLSESEEEDNELDADYIVTDNDNYGEVSIAEKTASDERRIVPKRRVNNIVDSQTPSCDNILPTQDDEYTIRGILRKEKSNVIYEEDVVSKDSVWATYNLKMYSGHINARYGDYSIVDFDQESSRIKNEDLNPLDIRIGDTLNVKGKRFKCVVTGLSITEPLSRIRCIRGYNLVYFKRNSKARKLTENNEFVAPISECSMELGDWVMHQQKFQIKRRSKGDFDGTGAEFLSIPNLPIHPTTSEVNLTCPSTPSKLFRHSTMTRPLSPSPKKGVIQTSHLFANRLFCITNIDDPRKHILKNLIESNGGTYVDTNLMDLFQYTQRPQTEGGGLYLKSSYSITNELIFAALISNNYCRSSKYLQALALGWPILSDCYIDDVVNGMIDLEQWPAYCLPAGQSTKLNAVANCDLFKFRKNYELGKCLDFQMDLHSDLLSNYNVVIMSSSLNEANKRSTIEMDTCKFIFHAFGARSLHYAELNTEDDGDVGDEFSNLVRRMHAEDDGNILVCDYRNNQISDSLYSIVDGSKSFSDKSKKRHRSKLKGRNDSIDFKIVDWEWVVQCVISGHIWQPSMTI from the coding sequence ATGAGTCTGGATACCCATGCAGACTCCCAGTCGGTGCATATACCACATGATGAAGACAGCTGTGAGGCCAACACGAGCTTGCTTGCCAATGATGTTTTGGTGACGAGTACTAATCCGGCACAAGCACAACAAGTAAACGTtgattcaatcaagaatcaTTCATTGGAAGACACACATATTGATGACACTAATACGGGGGAGAAACATCAAGAACATCACGAGGATCTACAACTGCTAACTCAGATACTTGCTTCGCATCACAATCGGAACAATTACTCACAAGATACACAAATTATAAATGATGATCATGAAATCATATCAATGGACATTGAAGGAAACTCGACTCAAAAAAGCAAAACAGACTACACGAATatcaataattttgaacaaattgaaatccaAGAGCAAGAGAGTGATCAGACACCGACACAACTAAACTTTAACGCGTTGGCGGATACCCAAGTCATATCCGGTGACAATGCTACTTCACGCGAACATACAATATGGTATCGATTaagtgatttgaaagatacACAGGTTATAACTGGTAAACCTCGTAACACGCCTGAACATCTACCCGAGACCCAACTAATAAACAATCAATCCAGGAGTCGATACAACGAGCTCGGAGAGACTCAAGTTATCATTCGACGTCGACATCAAAATCTACCAGACACACAAGTTATCAGCTACGATCACTATCTACCGCATGACGAGAGTTCCGAATTACTTGAAGATAATCATGAGAAAATTGACGAACAAAAGGATAGTACCTTCAAAAACTGGAACGTTTCCGCTAATTCCAAGAAAAGACTGTACGTAAATCTTCCTGAAACCCAAGTTATTACCAAGCCCAAGCTGTATTCACCAGAAGGCGATGTAACTGAGAGTGACGTCGAAAACCCATTTCTTGTTGCTGAATCACAGCCCGCTCAGTGTGAGGGAAATAATTTGCAACAAGTTTCTCACAGACAAGTCATCAATACACAAGATGAACTAGATACTTCGTTATTTCTACTGAAGCCAAATACACTTGAAGTACAaactgatgaagagaaagatGCTTCACACATTAAGGATGATGATAGTAATGAAGCAGTGGTTCTGAACGATTCCAAAGATCTAATCGATCATGAATCCAATCGCCAAAAGCATCGACTCACACATAGTCCCATCAAGATAAAACGAAGCAAGACTGCAAACATCGATAAATATGCAGACGACTACAAAAACCAACACTTGGTTGCCACTCCTGGTGATCGTACTCGTTTGCGAAATCATTCTGAACCATTGGTGTTCGCATCAccttttgataaaactttttcaacatcgTCTTCTTCGCCGAGTAAGAGACTCGCTGATCAGCTGATTCGCACGGACGGGGATCAAACTCATGTTGATATAACCGCCGAAGGAGAAGACGAGGTAAAGGTGGAAAATGAAGAGTTAAAAAGTGATTCGCAAAGTGTTTTGGACGATGTGTCGACGCGACATATTTCTCCACCTAGTTCCCCTGATGGAATCAATTCGATGAGCTTGAGTGAAAGTGAAGAGGAAGATAACGAGCTTGATGCCGACTACATAGTCACAGACAATGACAATTATGGTGAGGTTAGTATTGCTGAGAAAACTGCGTCCGACGAGAGAAGAATTGTACCGAAACGAAGAGTAAATAATATTGTTGACTCACAGACCCCTTCTTGTGATAACATTTTGCCAACACAAGATGACGAATACACCATTAGAGGCATTCTACGAAAGGAGAAGTCAAACGTAATTTATGAAGAGGATGTTGTTTCTAAAGACAGCGTTTGGGCTACTTACAACTTGAAAATGTACAGTGGACACATTAATGCAAGATATGGTGACtactcaattgttgattttgatcaagaatCATCACGcatcaaaaatgaagaCCTAAATCCTTTGGACATCAGAATTGGTGATACATTGAACGTGAAGGGAAAAAGGTTCAAATGTGTTGTCACCGGGCTATCTATTACAGAACCACTAAGTCGAATAAGATGCATCAGGGGGTATAATTTAGTGTATTTCAAGAGAAACTCAAAAGCTCGTAAATTAACCGAAAACAATGAATTCGTGGCTCCCATATCGGAATGCTCAATGGAATTGGGAGATTGGGTTatgcatcaacaaaagtttcaaatcaaGCGAAGGAGCAAAGGGGACTTTGATGGTACTGGGGCTGAATTCTTGtcaataccaaatttaCCTATACATCCTACCACAAGTGAAGTAAACTTGACATGCccatcaacaccatcaaaaCTATTTCgacattcaacaatgacacGTCCACTTAGCCCATCACCAAAAAAGGGTGTCATTCAAACTTCACATCTTTTCGCTAATAGATTATTTTGCATTACAAATATTGATGACCCAAGAAAGCACATTCTTAAGAACCTAATCGAATCCAACGGTGGGACCTATGTGGATACCAATTTGATGGATCTTTTCCAGTACACGCAACGCCCACAAACTGAAGGTGGTGGACTTTACCTCAAATCATCGTATTCTATAACCAATGAATTGATATTTGCTGCTTTGATATCGAATAATTACTGTCGAAGTTCAAAATACTTGCAAGCTTTAGCTTTAGGCTGGCCCATTTTATCTGATTGCTATATTGATGACGTGGTCAATGGCATGATTGATTTAGAGCAATGGCCAGCGTATTGTTTACCAGCAGGACAATCAACCAAGTTGAATGCAGTGGCCAATTGtgatttgttcaagtttCGTAAAAATTACGAATTGGGAAAGTGTTTGGATTTTCAAATGGATTTGCATAGTGACTTGTTGTCCAATTACAATGTTGTAATCATGTCGCTGAGCTTGAATGAAGCCAACAAGAGAAGTACTATTGAAATGGATACTTGCAAGTTTATATTTCATGCCTTTGGAGCGAGATCATTACATTATGCTGAACTAAACACTGaagatgatggtgatgttgGTGAcgaattttcaaacttggtCAGAAGAATGCATGCTGAAGATGACGGTAATATATTGGTTTGTGATTATAGGAATAATCAAATTTCCGACCTGTTATATTCAATCGTTGATGGGTCAAAGAGTTTTTCGGATAAATCGAAAAAGAGACACAGGAGTAAATTAAAGGGACGAAATGACAGTatcgatttcaaaattgtcgATTGGGAATGGGTTGTCCAATGCGTGATTTCAGGACATATTTGGCAACCTTCAATGACGATATAG
- a CDS encoding Mnn1 alpha-1,3-mannosyltransferase has protein sequence MIKISTRSRKKITVYYASVALWALLILTWYHYNYKSENIVNHSIYDIYDEHYNQSPKLNHRPSTSKLFGTSNNVNNPSLPNTATESDSLVEDDDGFPDFKNTTIYQSLLDDYNISKEIDFHSTVYDSIFQQHSLDSVLGNLNFKQRCDLYFKHIFLNNPNWIFDPNENYNVVWGGPFSEYKRMHKEELEREYEKLLKLKEQEIVEPPKEPSEIELHLKLQKLQRIEHQKEQALKKPNAQQRHNQNVPSLQKGQNGPVSNQLNSREVPFENSPDYKEFQRASYIKWKSHEMDQKIVDNVSILRLYNKCYITNDEPKQQKSTTKFIKEQKLLIRQIDDEVTQLPKFTPSDQEKRIADVEFSEVFQRRVYPWLSFELPVFERWTGDISNLPPNYREILNDPTQPLAKSSKQSNNFLRNFKSSCQGKGIVLSIADKHVDYTVSLIHLLRALNNKLPIQIVYFDNLSDDTKTKIVTAAREDFSHLPQSYYKISHLFPSDYLDPSSKGLPKQEVWFVNTASVINERYKMKFGGFANKLLATFFNSFNEMMVIDADTVMMQNPKEYFELQGYKDTGTFFFRDRAVIQNRALSDGQFFKKISQSTIDSIMFDVPLLTDFTLRRDYFRGLLHTMESGMVLINRQLHFNSILMIVHMNFMHPLKRLSYGDKELYWLGFALAGDENYHFNKHGAAAIGQMTDPHERLRPDGSIHNSKELCSPHPGHISEENNHTLLWINSGFRFCHQAPMVNFAKEVTLGTRLKFLPQTIEAFKTFYYSPLRIKTAIVPPQDPEIHHRRNIQDEPTHGWFMDQHYCHKYLWCAYSAIGGKVNEYEDNTLQGLVIEYSSKERAIFDYLGDIWIGME, from the coding sequence ATGATCAAGATACTGACGAGGTCAAGGAAAAAAATCACAGTTTATTATGCGTCAGTAGCATTATGGGCACTATTAATTCTCACATGGTATCACTACAACTACAAGTCTGAAAATATAGTCAACCACTCTATATACGACATATATGATGAGCATTACAATCAATCACCCAAGCTTAACCATCGACCATCAACTCTGAAACTTTTTGGAACATCCAACAATGTAAATAACCCATCACTTCCCAACACAGCCACAGAATCCGATTCACTCGTGGAAGACGATGATGGATTTcctgatttcaaaaacacaaCCATATATCAATCATTACTTGATGATTACAATATTTCAAAGGAGATAGATTTCCATTCTACTGTATATGactcaatttttcaacaacattcaCTAGATTCAGTATTGGGTAATTTGAACTTCAAACAACGATGTGATTTATACTTTAAGCACATTTTCTTGAATAATCCAAATTGGATATTTGATCCTAATGAAAACTACAACGTGGTTTGGGGTGGACCGTTTCTGGAATATAAAAGGATGCATAAGGAGGAGTTAGAGAGGGaatatgaaaaattattaaaattgaaagaacAGGAAATAGTTGAACCTCCCAAAGAACCAAGTGAGATTGAATTGCACTTAAAGTTGCAGAAACTCCAACGAATAGAAcatcaaaaagaacaagctttgaaaaaacCTAACGCTCAGCAGAGGCACAACCAAAATGTGCCATCACTACAAAAAGGACAAAATGGACCCGTCAGCAACCAATTGAACTCAAGAGAAGTaccatttgaaaattctcCCGATTACAAAGAATTTCAACGAGCTTCATACATAAAATGGAAATCTCACGAAATGGATCAAAAAATCGTTGACAATGTAAGCATTCTAAGGTTATACAACAAGTGTTACATCACCAATGACGAgccaaaacaacaaaaactgACAACGAAATTCATCAAGGAACAAAAATTACTAATACGgcaaattgatgatgaagttacTCAACTTCCTAAATTTACCCCCTCAGATCAAGAAAAACGGATtgctgatgttgaatttagtGAAGTTTTCCAACGTCGGGTATATCCTTGgctttcttttgaattaCCAGTGTTTGAACGATGGACTGGTgatatttccaatttgcCACCAAATTATCGAGAAATACTCAATGACCCAACTCAACCATTGGCTAAATCGTCTAAACAATCGAACAATTTTCTTcgaaatttcaaaagctcATGTCAAGGCAAAGGTATTGTTTTATCCATAGCTGATAAACATGTTGATTATACAGTCAGTTTAATCCATTTACTTCGTGCATTGAATAACAAACTACctattcaaattgtttattttgataaCTTGAGTGATGatacaaagacaaaaataGTCACTGCTGCTCGTGAAGATTTCTCCCATTTACCTCAATCATATTACAAGATTTCTCACTTGTTTCCCTCGGATTACCTTGATCCAAGTTCAAAGGGGTTACCTAAACAGGAAGTATGGTTCGTCAACACTGCAAGTGTGATCAATGAGCGATACAAGATGAAATTTGGTGGATTTGCAAACAAGTTGCTAGCgacttttttcaactcgTTCAATGAAATGATGGTTATTGATGCTGATACAGTAATGATGCAAAACCCTAAAGAATATTTCGAACTTCAAGGATACAAAGATACAGGAACATTCTTTTTCCGTGATCGTGCAGTTATACAAAACAGGGCATTACTGGACGGTcagtttttcaaaaaaatttctcaatCAACCATTGATTCAATCATGTTTGATGTACCTTTACTTACTGATTTCACACTACGTCGTGATTATTTTCGTGGATTATTGCATACAATGGAATCAGGAATGGTTCTTATTAATCGTCAGCTACATTTCAATTCCATTCTTATGATTGTTCATATGAATTTTATGCATCCCTTAAAGCGTCTTTCTTATGGAGATAAAGAGCTCTATTGGCTTGGTTTTGCTCTTGCTGGTGATGAAAATTATCATTTCAATAAACATGGAGCAGCAGCAATTGGACAAATGACTGATCCACATGAACGTTTACGACCAGATGGATCCATACACAACTCAAAAGAATTGTGTTCACCCCATCCTGGTCACATTAGTGAAGAAAATAATCATACTTTACTATGGATCAATTCAGGATTTCGATTCTGTCATCAAGCACCCATGGTCAATTTCGCCAAAGAAGTTACGTTAGGAACGAGATTGAAATTCCTCCCgcaaacaattgaagcaTTCAAGACATTCTACTATAGTCCCCTTAGAATTAAAACGGCAATTGTACCTCCGCAAGATCCCGAAATTCATCATCGAAGAAATATTCAAGATGAACCTACTCATGGATGGTTTATGGATCAACATTATTGTCATAAGTATCTTTGGTGTGCATATCTGGCAATTGGTGGGAAAGTTAATGAATACGAAGATAACACTTTGCAAGGGTTGGTTATCGAGTATAGTTCAAAAGAAAGGGCaatatttgattatttgGGTGATATTTGGATAGGGATGGAATAA